Proteins encoded by one window of Streptomyces uncialis:
- a CDS encoding alpha-hydroxy acid oxidase, which yields MNDAATNATQPPPAARPTAPVPHPAALDYCFGAAGDESTMIRNQEGFTTAMLVPRVLTGASGDPTTAVTGGTIVAPVLVAPMGLQGLLHPRAEAAAAAAAAAAGLGFCLSTFSSASAAEVVAAAGDGLRWRQVYLTRNAALNQHLIDEAEDLGFQAIVVTVDVPAVGHRPRDLAHRFERFAAAPPALVNSAPVRNMAAETGCSPREILDEVFPNPDTTWADVAALIAGTRLPVLVKGILHPADALHAMDVGAAGVVVSNHGGRQFERSITSIEALPAVVAAVAGAGPVYLDSGVRRPADVAVALSLGARAVLLGRPVLDALAAGGAASITGVLQDFIHGTAEIMTVLGAHRPDDLRQAKPAASVGLRRIAPETGGPA from the coding sequence GCCACCAATGCGACGCAGCCGCCCCCTGCCGCCCGGCCCACCGCCCCGGTGCCGCACCCGGCCGCGCTCGACTACTGCTTCGGCGCCGCTGGCGACGAGTCGACCATGATTCGCAACCAAGAGGGCTTCACTACGGCGATGCTGGTACCGCGCGTCCTGACGGGTGCATCAGGCGACCCGACCACCGCTGTGACCGGCGGGACGATCGTGGCGCCGGTGCTCGTCGCACCGATGGGTCTTCAAGGGCTGCTCCACCCACGCGCCGAGGCCGCAGCTGCAGCCGCGGCCGCCGCCGCAGGCCTCGGCTTCTGCCTGTCCACGTTTTCCTCCGCCTCGGCGGCCGAAGTCGTCGCGGCTGCAGGAGACGGGCTGCGGTGGCGCCAGGTCTATCTGACACGCAACGCGGCGCTGAACCAGCATCTGATCGACGAGGCCGAAGACCTCGGCTTCCAGGCGATCGTGGTCACCGTCGACGTCCCTGCGGTCGGCCACCGGCCGCGCGACCTCGCGCACCGCTTCGAGCGATTCGCCGCAGCCCCGCCCGCGTTGGTCAACAGCGCGCCTGTACGGAATATGGCCGCCGAGACCGGCTGCTCCCCCCGCGAGATACTCGACGAGGTGTTCCCGAATCCCGATACCACCTGGGCTGACGTGGCTGCGCTGATTGCTGGCACCCGGCTGCCCGTCCTGGTCAAGGGAATCCTGCATCCTGCCGACGCGCTACACGCCATGGACGTCGGCGCCGCCGGTGTCGTGGTCTCCAACCACGGTGGCCGGCAGTTCGAACGGTCAATAACCAGCATCGAGGCGCTACCCGCCGTGGTCGCGGCCGTCGCAGGCGCTGGGCCGGTCTACTTGGACTCCGGCGTCCGCCGTCCGGCAGACGTTGCCGTCGCACTCTCGCTCGGCGCCCGTGCGGTACTCCTGGGACGGCCCGTGCTCGACGCCCTTGCGGCGGGTGGCGCCGCATCCATCACAGGTGTATTGCAGGACTTCATCCACGGCACCGCTGAAATCATGACGGTACTCGGGGCACACCGGCCGGACGATCTGCGGCAGGCGAAGCCTGCAGCGTCGGTCGGCCTCCGCCGCATTGCACCAGAGACGGGTGGCCCCGCGTGA